One window of Branchiostoma lanceolatum isolate klBraLanc5 chromosome 6, klBraLanc5.hap2, whole genome shotgun sequence genomic DNA carries:
- the LOC136436710 gene encoding uncharacterized protein, with the protein MSSDAESTISIDIPYVYLPMLLPLMFMWQATVQIYWLVVVYKTSWNDYIRELSPVITSFSVSIICNAASTILDFYGFPLSAGVAKILPPFFLCACLFLTLNIAESHMAEMSTAHRWCYRLLVENCEGFSLTWSHAETTSTVSTILVRHFNAGLDTVVAIHRTQLAVCVIFMYSVELIFYSIFRWVVASHIPILLWAFTMHNLSMIGDVTVWLLVVASGLFVSNKVVAMTCNIKEQDKSTEILNPFWHVKII; encoded by the coding sequence ATGTCGTCAGACGCAGAAAGTACAATCTCCATTGATATCCCTTACGTGTACCTGCCCATGCTGCTTCCCCTCATGTTCATGTGGCAAGCCACCGTTCAAATCTACTGGCTCGTGGTCGTCTACAAAACGTCCTGGAACGACTACATCCGGGAGCTGAGCCCAGTGATCACCAGCTTCAGTGTGAGCATCATCTGTAACGCTGCCTCCACCATTTTGGATTTCTACGGGTTCCCCCTGTCGGCCGGGGTGGCCAAGATTCTCCCGCCATTCTTCCTGTGCGCATGTCTGTTCCTGACGCTCAACATCGCGGAGAGCCACATGGCGGAGATGTCCACGGCCCACCGCTGGTGCTACCGGCTGCTAGTCGAGAACTGCGAGGGGTTTAGTCTGACGTGGAGCCACGCGGAAACTACCTCCACCGTCAGCACTATTCTGGTCCGACATTTCAACGCCGGACTGGACACCGTGGTTGCTATACACCGGACACAGCTAGCCGTCTGCGTGATCTTCATGTACTCCGTCGAACTGATTTTCTACAGCATATTTCGCTGGGTGGTAGCCTCGCACATTCCCATCCTACTATGGGCATTCACTATGCACAATCTCTCCATGATAGGTGACGTGACTGTATGGCTGCTTGTTGTAGCGAGCGGACTATTTGTTTCAAATAAGGTTGTAGCAATGACATGTAACATAAAAGAACAAGACAAATCAACAGAAATCCTGAACCCTTTCTGGCATGTGAAAATTATTTAG
- the LOC136436711 gene encoding uncharacterized protein: MANEFIAALVVTISSTPHTICFVWRAITLIYWLLTTIGGFWDDHNIRVKFVVLTLSLQEFVEWPIPHLPANGPVVVAIKVMHQGLLCVLLYLVHDMPEKDMLKMTLRHRVCYALLVENCVAFNLTWNYVQTATLVSALLVQDIGIGPDAVVSLNLVLLAICVLVTVTVELVFLGKLRWTAAGHFPIQVWVSFLYYRSFLDGRIVWVLLVVNALLVIIKFTPEKCKYHKCVVERMGEEEEDADEKLLEV, translated from the coding sequence ATGGCCAATGAGTTTATCGCGGCGCTGGTTGTTACCATTTCAAGTACTCCCCACACGATCTGTTTCGTATGGAGAGCGATAACCCTAATCTACTGGCTCCTAACTACCATTGGAGGCTTCTGGGACGACCACAACATCAGAGTTAAATTTGTCGTCCTAACTTTGAGTCTACAGGAATTCGTCGAATGGCCGATACCACACCTTCCCGCCAACGGCCCTGTCGTGGTGGCGATCAAGGTCATGCACCAGGGCTTGTTGTGCGTGTTACTGTATCTGGTTCACGACATGCCCGAGAAGGACATGCTCAAAATGACCCTCCGCCACCGAGTGTGTTACGCCCTGCTAGTGGAGAACTGCGTGGCCTTCAACCTGACCTGGAACTACGTCCAGACCGCGACGCTCGTCAGCGCGCTGCTCGTCCAAGACATCGGTATCGGTCCGGACGCCGTGGTGTCCCTGAACCTGGTTCTACTGGCGATCTGCGTCCTGGTCACCGTCACAGTCGAGCTGGTCTTCCTTGGTAAGCTACGGTGGACGGCAGCAGGGCACTTCCCCATCCAAGTGTGGGTTTCCTTTCTCTACTACCGGTCATTCTTAGACGGTAGAATCGTGTGGGTCCTACTCGTTGTAAACGCATTGTTGGTGATCATAAAATTTACTCCGGAAAAATGCAAGTATCATAAGTGCGTTGTAGAAAGGatgggagaagaagaagaagatgctgATGAAAAACTTTTGGAGGTCTAG
- the LOC136436712 gene encoding kelch-like protein 31 → MEKVNERKFSLASHGASVLSGFRELYHTELLSDVCLVAENREFRSHKTLLAACCPYFRSMFSIDLREKEETTIEMHGTTARGLAAILDFLYSGDLTLNDENKEDVLSTACYLQVDAVIDMCCSYLRENIHMKNCIGIWNLACALNLHDLKDFAENHVTNNLIEASQSDDFLELSCDQLIVLLSNDWVKATDRELCEMSDKWVAGDPKRSEYLDEISSILNIDSIPAEDNFGIPATRPLGGELVARRHDSVETIRDSTICRASREVVLAVGGRLMYNERPAVQRTCVSFCDVRSPDGDQPWYEMTQIPIRRRNYCAAVLDDEIYVVGGREWDKEARGYDRWSAAAFCYNLRTAKWREVSSLSTKRSCFSMDAIEGNLFAVGGDEDHEDTSILSSVERFDPIQNLWWPCSEIPDGRRCQASCVYNGRLYVSGGWIKRTEAAFSLTLNVNMSCIPTMSATVYCYEPLTDMWLERSAMHVARFSHAMEVYSGRIFAIGGYTSLSRTHNEPLDVVECYSPEQDQWSFIEPLRVPAGLCSALVVEGKMTILGGDQSTFSGEMSYVSKVQVYDEAAREWTVSNTLRYPGPVPAYKMMVPGSFIEPFRVEKHLADQVGPIGGASRTF, encoded by the exons ATGGAAAAGGTCAACGAACGCAAGTTTTCCCTGGCGTCCCATGGGGCCTCGGTACTCTCCGGATTTAGGGAACTTTACCATACCGAGCTGCTGAGTGACGTATGTCTGGTGGCAGAAAACCGGGAGTTTAGATCACACAAGACACTTCTAGCCGCATGCTGCCCCTACTTCAGGTCAATGTTTTCGATAGACCTGAGAGAAAAAGAGGAGACGACGATTGAAATGCACGGCACGACCGCTAGAGGGCtcgccgccatattggatttccTGTACAGCGGAGATCTCACGTTGAACGACGAGAATAAAGAAGACGTGTTGTCGACTGCCTGTTATCTCCAGGTGGACGCGGTGATTGACATGTGCTGTTCTTATCTAAGAGAAAACATCCACATGAAAAACTGCATCGGGATTTGGAACTTGGCTTGCGCGCTGAACCTGCACGACTTGAAGGATTTCGCAGAGAACCACGTGACCAACAACCTGATCGAAGCGTCGCAATCAGACGACTTTTTGGAACTGTCCTGCGATCAACTTATTGTGTTACTCTCAAACGACTGGGTCAAAGCCACCGACCGAGAGCTCTGTGAAATGTCGGACAAATGGGTGGCAGGAGATCCGAAGAGGAGTGAGTACCTGGACGAAATTTCCAGCATCCTAAACATCGACAGTATCCCGGCAGAGGACAACTTTGGTATCCCGGCAACGAGACCACTGGGAGGCGAACTGGTTGCTAGGCGACACGACTCAGTGGAGACTATTAGAGACTCCACGATCTGCCGAGCGTCGAGAGAGGTGGTTCTGGCGGTGGGAGGCAGACTGATGTATAACGAGCGGCCCGCGGTCCAGAGGACATGCGTcagcttctgtgacgtcaggtCGCCTGACGGAGACCAGCCGTGGTACGAGATGACGCAGATCCCCATAAGGAGGAGGAACTACTGCGCAGCCGTGCTGGACGACGAGATTTACGTCGTCGGAGGGAGGGAGTGGGACAAGGAGGCGCGCGGCTACGACCGGTGGTCCGCCGCGGCCTTCTGTTACAACCTGCGGACTGCAAAATGGCGGGAAGTCTCGAGCTTGTCGACCAAAAGGAGCTGCTTCTCCATGGACGCAATCGAAGGTAACCTATTCGCCGTCGGAGGGGACGAAGATCACGAGGACACCAGCATTCTGTCGTCAGTCGAACGGTTTGATCCCATACAGAACCTGTGGTGGCCCTGCTCGGAGATTCCCGACGGTCGGCGATGTCAAGCCTCCTGCGTGTACAACGGCCGGCTGTACGTGTCGGGCGGGTGGATCAAACGCACGGAGGCGGCCTTCTCGCTGACCTTGAACGTGAACATGTCCTGTATCCCAACCATGTCGGCCACGGTCTACTGCTACGAACCTCTCACGGACATGTGGTTGGAGAGAAGCGCCATGCACGTGGCAAGGTTTTCCCATGCCATGGAG GTGTACAGTGGTAGGATCTTCGCCATAGGAGGATACACGTCCCTCTCGCGGACCCATAACGAGCCGTTAGACGTTGTGGAGTGTTACAGTCCCGAACAGGACCAGTGGAGCTTCATAGAGCCTCTCAGAGTACCGGCCGGCTTGTGCAGCGCCCTGGTCGTCGAAGGGAAAATGACAATTCTCGGGGGTGATcagagtacat TTTCCGGGGAGATGAGCTACGTCAGCAAAGTTCAGGTGTACGACGAAGCTGCCCGTGAGTGGACGGTCAGCAACACCCTGCGGTACCCCGGACCCGTGCCTGCGTACAAGATGATGGTCCCCGGGTCCTTCATAGAGCCGTTCAGGGTAGAGAAACATCTAGCCGACCAAGTGGGGCCCATAGGAGGGGCCAGTCGGACGTTTTGA
- the LOC136436713 gene encoding transmembrane protein 45B-like isoform X2 — MVNSLWDGSRFNKFVFPERYYNCRMEHGVIKHAPPESGTFGSHAVLGAFFFVFGLWYAVKNCFFTLERLHAQGKQPARHKTWRDHQGCAKRTLGFLLYSMDPMFKIIACTIGILSQMSLGAHWRLRDPVTGEFVEQSDWQFVTMYSFFFFSGLVDILVRVKTPIPPNSDKFFISLALFIESYLFFYHEGASEAEDRLHQLLFIAIFGAAVAAMLWACLPESQLLPLLLSVLVMLQGTWFWQVAGVLYPLDPARRWELDSHGTLMFLPLAFCWHLLGNIGLLFVVYTIVHQFVKRGYRFPRGL, encoded by the exons ATGGTGAATAGTCTATGGGATGGGAGCCGGTTTAACAAATTCGTTTTTCCTGAGAGGTACTACAATTGCAGAATGGAACATGGTGTCATCAAACATG CCCCTCCGGAGTCGGGGACGTTTGGAAGCCACGCCGTCCTGGGAGCGTTCTTCTTCGTGTTCGGGCTCTGGTACGCCGTAAAGAACTGCTTCTTCACGCTGGAAAGGCTCCATGCTCAGGGAAAACAGCCTGCCAGACACAAGACATGGAGGGATCACCAGGGATGTGCCAAGCGTACACTGGGCTTCCTCCTCTATTCCATGGACCCCATGTTCAAGATCATCGCTTGTACCATAG GAATATTAAGTCAGATGTCACTTGGTGCCCACTGGAGGCTTCGCGACCCGGTCACAGGAGAGTTCGTGGAGCAATCCGACTGGCAGTTCGTCACCATGTActcgttcttcttcttctcggg GCTTGTGGACATCTTGGTCAGAGTGAAGACACCGATCCCACCAAACAGTGACAAGTTTTTTATCAGTCTGGCATTGTTTATCGAGTCCTACTTGTTCTTCTACCATGAAG GAGCGTCAGAGGCTGAAGATCGCCTCCACCAGCTCCTGTTTATCGCCATATTTGGAGCTGCGGTTGCCGCCATGTTGTGGGCGTGTCTACCGGAGAGTCAGCTGTTACCTCTGCTTCTCTCGGTACTGGTCATGCTGCAGGGGACCTGGTTCTGGCAG GTGGCGGGTGTCCTGTACCCGCTGGACCCGGCCCGGAGATGGGAGCTGGACTCACACGGTACCCTCATGTTCCTGCCCCTGGCCTTCTGCTGGCATCTGTTAGGCAACATCGGGCTCCTCTTCGTCGTGTACACCATCGTCCATCAGTTCGTCAAGCGGGGCTACCGCTTCCCAAGGGGGCTATAA
- the LOC136436713 gene encoding transmembrane protein 45B-like isoform X1, translated as MPAGTHTHTAGHRLRNICLLLYRFPWRSRHAATMDHGHHDHSMAHTADVIQAPPESGTFGSHAVLGAFFFVFGLWYAVKNCFFTLERLHAQGKQPARHKTWRDHQGCAKRTLGFLLYSMDPMFKIIACTIGILSQMSLGAHWRLRDPVTGEFVEQSDWQFVTMYSFFFFSGLVDILVRVKTPIPPNSDKFFISLALFIESYLFFYHEGASEAEDRLHQLLFIAIFGAAVAAMLWACLPESQLLPLLLSVLVMLQGTWFWQVAGVLYPLDPARRWELDSHGTLMFLPLAFCWHLLGNIGLLFVVYTIVHQFVKRGYRFPRGL; from the exons ATGCCTGcgggtacacacacacacacagcggGACACCGTCTCAGGAATATTTGTCTTCTGCTGTACCGATTTCCGTGGAGAAGTAGACACGCGGCAACCATGGACCACGGACACCATGACCATTCAATGGCCCACACTGCGGATGTCATACAAG CCCCTCCGGAGTCGGGGACGTTTGGAAGCCACGCCGTCCTGGGAGCGTTCTTCTTCGTGTTCGGGCTCTGGTACGCCGTAAAGAACTGCTTCTTCACGCTGGAAAGGCTCCATGCTCAGGGAAAACAGCCTGCCAGACACAAGACATGGAGGGATCACCAGGGATGTGCCAAGCGTACACTGGGCTTCCTCCTCTATTCCATGGACCCCATGTTCAAGATCATCGCTTGTACCATAG GAATATTAAGTCAGATGTCACTTGGTGCCCACTGGAGGCTTCGCGACCCGGTCACAGGAGAGTTCGTGGAGCAATCCGACTGGCAGTTCGTCACCATGTActcgttcttcttcttctcggg GCTTGTGGACATCTTGGTCAGAGTGAAGACACCGATCCCACCAAACAGTGACAAGTTTTTTATCAGTCTGGCATTGTTTATCGAGTCCTACTTGTTCTTCTACCATGAAG GAGCGTCAGAGGCTGAAGATCGCCTCCACCAGCTCCTGTTTATCGCCATATTTGGAGCTGCGGTTGCCGCCATGTTGTGGGCGTGTCTACCGGAGAGTCAGCTGTTACCTCTGCTTCTCTCGGTACTGGTCATGCTGCAGGGGACCTGGTTCTGGCAG GTGGCGGGTGTCCTGTACCCGCTGGACCCGGCCCGGAGATGGGAGCTGGACTCACACGGTACCCTCATGTTCCTGCCCCTGGCCTTCTGCTGGCATCTGTTAGGCAACATCGGGCTCCTCTTCGTCGTGTACACCATCGTCCATCAGTTCGTCAAGCGGGGCTACCGCTTCCCAAGGGGGCTATAA
- the LOC136436713 gene encoding transmembrane protein 45B-like isoform X3, whose protein sequence is MLTNAPPESGTFGSHAVLGAFFFVFGLWYAVKNCFFTLERLHAQGKQPARHKTWRDHQGCAKRTLGFLLYSMDPMFKIIACTIGILSQMSLGAHWRLRDPVTGEFVEQSDWQFVTMYSFFFFSGLVDILVRVKTPIPPNSDKFFISLALFIESYLFFYHEGASEAEDRLHQLLFIAIFGAAVAAMLWACLPESQLLPLLLSVLVMLQGTWFWQVAGVLYPLDPARRWELDSHGTLMFLPLAFCWHLLGNIGLLFVVYTIVHQFVKRGYRFPRGL, encoded by the exons ATGCTAACAAACG CCCCTCCGGAGTCGGGGACGTTTGGAAGCCACGCCGTCCTGGGAGCGTTCTTCTTCGTGTTCGGGCTCTGGTACGCCGTAAAGAACTGCTTCTTCACGCTGGAAAGGCTCCATGCTCAGGGAAAACAGCCTGCCAGACACAAGACATGGAGGGATCACCAGGGATGTGCCAAGCGTACACTGGGCTTCCTCCTCTATTCCATGGACCCCATGTTCAAGATCATCGCTTGTACCATAG GAATATTAAGTCAGATGTCACTTGGTGCCCACTGGAGGCTTCGCGACCCGGTCACAGGAGAGTTCGTGGAGCAATCCGACTGGCAGTTCGTCACCATGTActcgttcttcttcttctcggg GCTTGTGGACATCTTGGTCAGAGTGAAGACACCGATCCCACCAAACAGTGACAAGTTTTTTATCAGTCTGGCATTGTTTATCGAGTCCTACTTGTTCTTCTACCATGAAG GAGCGTCAGAGGCTGAAGATCGCCTCCACCAGCTCCTGTTTATCGCCATATTTGGAGCTGCGGTTGCCGCCATGTTGTGGGCGTGTCTACCGGAGAGTCAGCTGTTACCTCTGCTTCTCTCGGTACTGGTCATGCTGCAGGGGACCTGGTTCTGGCAG GTGGCGGGTGTCCTGTACCCGCTGGACCCGGCCCGGAGATGGGAGCTGGACTCACACGGTACCCTCATGTTCCTGCCCCTGGCCTTCTGCTGGCATCTGTTAGGCAACATCGGGCTCCTCTTCGTCGTGTACACCATCGTCCATCAGTTCGTCAAGCGGGGCTACCGCTTCCCAAGGGGGCTATAA